From one Lycorma delicatula isolate Av1 chromosome 2, ASM4794821v1, whole genome shotgun sequence genomic stretch:
- the LOC142319173 gene encoding uncharacterized protein LOC142319173 — translation MNWLILIISSNCFIINNIKCMQDFYGEDSHIETETGDLHNDQDFHDNQGTPDCDADKEMLNNAYDYGDTYYAAPHIGWENKNLQNQMDSDINLGFGQTGGTGFSTSAVNCKVGYIRDETGKCKPEFYQASVLFSRLFPL, via the coding sequence ATGAActggttaattttaataatttcatcaaattgttttataataaacaatataaaatgtatgcAAGACTTTTACGGTGAAGATTCTCATATAGAAACAGAAACTGGAGATCTCCATAACGACCAAGATTTTCATGATAATCAGGGAACTCCGGATTGCGATGCTGATAAAGAAATGTTAAACAATGCCTACGATTATGGTGATACTTATTATGCAGCACCACATATTggatgggaaaataaaaatttacagaatcaGATGGACTCGGATATCAATCTTGGTTTTGGACAAACTGGAGGTACTGGTTTTAGTACATCTGCAGTTAATTGTAAAGTTGGATATATCAGAGATGAGACTGGTAAATGCAAGCCTGAATTTTATCAAGCATCAGTATTATTTTCCCGGTTATTCcctctgtaa